From candidate division WOR-3 bacterium, the proteins below share one genomic window:
- the sucD gene encoding succinate--CoA ligase subunit alpha, translating into MSIIIDRNTETIVQGITGTNAALHTKFMREYGTRIVGGVTPGKIGQEVEGVPVYDTVRDCLVEHPNVTVSSIWVPPRFAKDAILEAVEAGIKRIVVITERIPVHDMLYARRVAKENNAMIIGGNTPGIISPGRALIGMLPKIAFQSGRIGTVARSGAVTYYIANSLNLARLGESTSVGLGGDPILGTNFEDVLRLFEEDDETDAVVMAGEIGGVYEELAAPYIKEMSKPVVAYITGKAAPQGKRLGHAGAIIEGNMGTAASKIRALDENGALIAETLSEIPMLVKKALGHEAQ; encoded by the coding sequence ATGTCGATAATAATCGACAGGAATACAGAGACAATTGTGCAGGGGATCACCGGGACCAATGCTGCGCTGCATACAAAATTCATGCGGGAGTATGGGACGAGGATAGTAGGTGGTGTCACGCCGGGCAAAATTGGTCAGGAAGTCGAAGGTGTTCCTGTCTATGATACGGTCAGGGATTGTTTGGTTGAACATCCCAATGTGACAGTTTCGAGTATCTGGGTACCTCCCCGTTTTGCCAAAGATGCGATCCTTGAAGCGGTCGAAGCTGGTATCAAGCGTATTGTTGTGATCACCGAGAGAATACCGGTTCATGATATGCTGTATGCACGGCGGGTGGCAAAAGAGAATAACGCGATGATCATAGGCGGCAATACCCCCGGGATCATTTCACCGGGCAGAGCCCTGATCGGCATGTTGCCAAAAATCGCTTTTCAATCCGGTCGTATCGGAACGGTCGCACGCAGCGGCGCCGTAACTTATTATATTGCCAATTCGCTCAACCTTGCCAGGCTCGGTGAATCCACGTCCGTGGGATTGGGCGGGGATCCAATATTGGGTACGAATTTCGAGGACGTACTGAGGCTGTTTGAAGAGGATGATGAGACCGATGCCGTGGTAATGGCAGGTGAGATAGGCGGCGTGTATGAAGAACTGGCCGCTCCATACATCAAGGAAATGTCGAAACCCGTAGTGGCCTACATCACTGGTAAAGCGGCGCCCCAGGGAAAAAGACTGGGTCATGCAGGTGCCATAATCGAAGGAAACATGGGTACGGCAGCCAGTAAGATCAGGGCATTGGATGAAAACGGAGCGCTCATTGCAGAAACTCTCAGCGAGATACCCATGTTAGTGAAAAAGGCACTCGGCCACGAAGCACAGTGA
- a CDS encoding citryl-CoA lyase — protein MWKTGISKIEPNHIVTRGYRQEDLIGSVPFASVFFLLLTGKMPDKNEASMIDALITSSVDHGVTPPTTHAARLVASAGVPLPTAVAAGVLAVGDVHGGAIEEGARILQEWVKKGKENGWSDGTTARELLKHLSDTQKRMPGFGHRIHSQDPRTRRLFLLAKDLGFEREHVKLSLAIEQEFACKKALPINVDGAIAAIISDMGFDWRLGKAFFLIGRVAGMIAHVYEEMTSEKPMRRMCTQETEYDGPWERSSEE, from the coding sequence ATGTGGAAGACTGGTATTTCGAAGATTGAACCTAATCATATTGTAACCCGAGGTTATCGGCAGGAGGATCTGATCGGTAGCGTTCCCTTCGCCTCTGTTTTTTTTCTTCTTTTAACCGGCAAAATGCCGGACAAGAATGAGGCATCTATGATCGACGCTCTCATCACCTCTTCGGTCGATCATGGCGTAACACCTCCCACGACGCATGCAGCGAGATTGGTTGCCTCTGCCGGTGTTCCACTGCCGACTGCAGTAGCGGCCGGAGTGCTTGCTGTGGGTGATGTGCATGGTGGCGCAATTGAGGAGGGAGCCCGTATTCTGCAGGAATGGGTTAAGAAAGGTAAAGAGAACGGTTGGTCCGACGGGACGACCGCCCGCGAGTTGTTGAAGCATCTAAGTGATACGCAGAAACGAATGCCTGGTTTCGGTCACCGTATTCACAGTCAGGACCCCCGGACACGGCGTTTGTTCTTGCTTGCCAAGGATCTGGGTTTTGAGCGTGAGCACGTGAAGCTATCTCTGGCAATCGAGCAGGAATTCGCATGCAAGAAGGCGCTGCCAATAAATGTCGACGGTGCGATCGCAGCAATCATCTCTGACATGGGTTTTGACTGGCGGCTTGGAAAGGCATTTTTTCTCATTGGCAGGGTTGCAGGCATGATCGCACATGTTTATGAAGAAATGACATCGGAGAAGCCGATGAGGCGAATGTGCACACAGGAGACCGAATATGACGGACCGTGGGAGAGATCCTCTGAAGAATAG
- a CDS encoding 3-isopropylmalate dehydratase large subunit: MTLAEKILARAAGRKSVKPREVVTAKIDVAMSHENADVVLRAFREIGVEKVWNPDRMVILFDHRVPAESEKTAATHQRIRQFVTKQHIKYFYDLKEGICHQILPEHGHSRPGDVMVGTDSHTTTHGAYGTFATGIGATEMAGVWATGELWFMVPETMMINVTGKFQKYVSAKDLILNIIGKISASGADYRAVEFSGATISDMSLASRMVLTNLSMEMGAKVAFVAPDTKTIDYVRDHTEQKFEPLLPDSDAEYVEEMNIDVSSLTSMIACPHTVDNVKPVSEVAGTRIDQALIGSCTNGRLEDLAAASEILAGKKVSPDVRLLVIPASRRVYLDAMRKGYLEIFVKAGGVVLNPGCGPCLGAHQGLMAPGEVCISTTNRNFKGRMGSSESFIYLASPATVASSALTGVITAPEASRKAQKVV, from the coding sequence ATGACACTTGCTGAGAAGATTCTTGCCCGAGCTGCGGGCAGAAAATCAGTGAAGCCGCGGGAAGTAGTTACTGCGAAGATAGATGTGGCAATGTCTCATGAAAACGCCGATGTCGTATTGCGGGCTTTCAGAGAAATCGGTGTTGAAAAGGTATGGAATCCAGATCGCATGGTGATCCTATTCGACCATCGCGTTCCTGCTGAAAGTGAAAAGACCGCAGCGACACACCAGCGGATAAGACAGTTCGTGACCAAACAGCATATAAAGTATTTTTATGATCTGAAAGAAGGCATCTGCCATCAGATACTGCCCGAGCACGGGCATAGCCGCCCAGGTGATGTCATGGTTGGTACTGATTCTCACACGACAACCCATGGAGCGTACGGAACTTTTGCGACCGGCATTGGAGCCACCGAGATGGCGGGGGTGTGGGCGACCGGCGAGCTTTGGTTCATGGTTCCGGAGACGATGATGATAAATGTCACCGGTAAATTCCAGAAGTACGTGTCGGCGAAGGATCTTATACTCAATATCATCGGTAAGATAAGTGCATCTGGCGCTGATTATCGCGCGGTTGAATTTTCCGGAGCGACAATCAGTGACATGAGTCTTGCATCAAGAATGGTTTTGACAAACCTCTCGATGGAGATGGGCGCCAAAGTAGCATTTGTTGCTCCCGATACGAAAACAATTGACTATGTTAGGGATCATACCGAGCAAAAATTCGAACCACTTTTGCCGGACTCTGATGCCGAATATGTTGAGGAGATGAACATCGATGTCTCTTCTTTGACGAGCATGATTGCGTGTCCGCACACCGTGGATAACGTAAAGCCGGTATCTGAAGTTGCCGGCACCAGGATCGATCAGGCACTGATCGGCTCGTGCACCAATGGCCGCCTTGAAGACCTGGCAGCTGCTAGTGAGATTCTTGCTGGTAAAAAGGTCTCACCGGACGTCCGTCTTCTGGTTATCCCTGCTTCTCGGCGAGTTTATCTCGATGCAATGCGAAAAGGTTACCTTGAGATTTTCGTCAAGGCAGGAGGGGTAGTGCTAAACCCGGGCTGCGGCCCTTGTCTTGGTGCCCACCAGGGATTGATGGCTCCAGGTGAAGTATGTATATCAACGACAAACCGTAATTTCAAAGGCAGAATGGGAAGTTCTGAATCATTCATCTACCTGGCATCGCCAGCCACCGTGGCGTCATCGGCGCTGACCGGCGTCATAACTGCACCAGAGGCCTCTCGCAAGGCCCAGAAAGTTGTATGA
- a CDS encoding 3-isopropylmalate dehydratase small subunit — MKMIRGKVYKFGDDINTDVIYPGTYLSITTDRQEMAKHCFETVYPDFLKTAKPGEIIVAGKNFGCGSSREQAATCLKFFGISAVVADSFARIFFRNAINLGLPVIVAPGAARMVEHGDEIEVDLEKGLVRNCKTGKTVQSSRLPDFVMGILSDGGLIAHLQKKIRGGKTRGG; from the coding sequence ATGAAGATGATCAGGGGCAAGGTCTATAAGTTTGGCGATGACATCAATACCGACGTCATCTATCCCGGGACATACCTGTCGATTACAACCGACCGACAGGAAATGGCAAAGCATTGTTTTGAAACGGTGTATCCTGATTTCCTGAAAACAGCCAAACCAGGAGAAATAATCGTTGCCGGCAAGAACTTCGGTTGCGGGTCGTCGCGTGAGCAGGCAGCAACGTGCCTGAAATTTTTCGGCATAAGTGCCGTTGTTGCTGATTCTTTTGCGCGGATTTTCTTTCGCAATGCCATCAACCTTGGTCTGCCGGTGATTGTCGCACCCGGGGCGGCGCGCATGGTGGAGCACGGTGATGAAATAGAGGTCGATCTTGAGAAAGGCCTCGTCAGGAATTGTAAGACAGGGAAAACGGTTCAATCGTCGAGACTGCCCGATTTTGTCATGGGAATACTCAGTGATGGAGGACTGATCGCACACCTGCAGAAAAAAATCCGTGGAGGTAAGACAAGAGGAGGATGA
- a CDS encoding TrkA family potassium uptake protein, producing the protein MRQFVVIGLGRFGSSIARALSEKNFEVLAIDKDEAQVKAMEGVVSQAVVLDATDEKSLRELGVQDFDTAIVSMGDTVEDSIMITLTLKELGVRQVIVKAKSDLHSKILRKVGADRITIPEREMADRLAQSLASPKIFDFIEVSETYGIVEMVAPKKFANKTLSELKLRDKYKVSVVAIKRKIPYSKPDGSTDFKEEFIVGPGGADEIIPGDVYILLGRNEDIDKIRKL; encoded by the coding sequence ATGAGACAATTCGTGGTTATTGGCCTGGGCCGTTTCGGCTCAAGCATTGCTCGCGCTTTGAGCGAGAAGAATTTTGAAGTTCTGGCAATAGACAAGGACGAAGCGCAAGTGAAGGCGATGGAAGGTGTAGTATCGCAGGCAGTTGTTCTTGATGCCACGGATGAAAAATCCCTGCGCGAGTTGGGTGTGCAGGATTTTGATACGGCAATAGTAAGTATGGGTGATACAGTTGAAGACAGCATCATGATCACATTGACATTGAAGGAACTCGGGGTGAGACAGGTCATTGTCAAGGCAAAAAGCGACCTGCACTCAAAGATTCTCAGAAAGGTGGGCGCTGACCGGATAACCATTCCGGAGCGAGAGATGGCCGACCGTCTGGCTCAGAGTCTTGCCAGTCCCAAGATCTTCGATTTCATTGAGGTTTCGGAGACTTATGGCATAGTTGAGATGGTTGCGCCGAAAAAATTTGCCAACAAGACTCTTTCCGAGCTCAAGCTGCGTGATAAGTACAAGGTGAGTGTTGTCGCGATCAAGAGAAAAATTCCATACTCCAAGCCGGACGGTTCAACCGATTTCAAAGAGGAATTCATTGTCGGCCCTGGTGGAGCTGATGAAATCATACCTGGCGATGTCTATATCTTGCTCGGGCGTAATGAAGACATAGACAAGATCAGGAAACTATGA
- a CDS encoding tetratricopeptide repeat protein, which translates to MNDDYSDLIELGGFYILSQRYDEAIKVLRKAEKIQKTDPKLYYNLGIAYEALNEISDARDAFRLVLKLSPDNKSAQEHLDKLIEE; encoded by the coding sequence ATGAACGACGACTACAGTGATCTGATCGAGCTGGGGGGATTCTACATCTTGAGCCAACGTTATGACGAAGCGATAAAGGTTCTGCGCAAGGCCGAGAAGATTCAGAAGACCGATCCCAAACTCTACTATAACCTGGGTATTGCATATGAGGCACTGAATGAAATAAGTGATGCACGTGATGCATTCAGACTAGTTCTCAAGCTGTCGCCCGATAACAAATCCGCGCAGGAACATCTTGATAAATTGATCGAAGAATGA
- a CDS encoding DUF366 family protein gives MKERITYTGEQLRSNFAYSVFGVIGDSIVAFCGPCDVKRTAMVDIEDLKAGNRIYSDNMLHFIVEHHDTDLEKSVLRQLMLVNIVKDSLNRQLGDLAVRRVHTDLYDDDSKLSVSVTTVTPLSTLIHMGINISSQNTPVKTKGLADYEVDPLTFAGAVMQEYVEEVDRIYKSRCKVKWVE, from the coding sequence GTGAAGGAAAGAATCACCTACACGGGTGAGCAGCTCAGGAGCAATTTTGCCTATTCAGTCTTTGGTGTCATCGGTGACTCAATAGTTGCTTTCTGCGGTCCCTGCGATGTAAAGAGGACTGCCATGGTCGATATTGAAGACCTCAAGGCCGGCAACAGGATATACTCGGATAATATGCTCCACTTCATTGTTGAACATCACGATACAGATCTTGAGAAGAGTGTGCTCAGGCAGTTAATGCTTGTAAATATCGTCAAGGATTCCTTGAACCGACAACTCGGTGACCTGGCCGTAAGACGAGTTCATACCGATCTATACGATGATGACTCAAAACTATCTGTGTCGGTTACCACGGTGACACCTCTTTCTACCCTCATACACATGGGTATCAATATATCTTCACAGAACACCCCGGTGAAAACAAAGGGCCTGGCCGATTATGAAGTTGACCCTCTGACCTTTGCCGGTGCAGTCATGCAAGAGTACGTTGAGGAAGTAGATAGGATATACAAGTCACGGTGCAAGGTTAAGTGGGTGGAGTGA
- a CDS encoding 7-carboxy-7-deazaguanine synthase QueE has translation MKGFVREIFSSLQGEGVQVGQRMTFVRLYGCNLSCAYCDTREARAKNGELLYKGTVFENPVTPDFVVDKIEDRFVAITGGEPLLQREFLREICIHLSELKKSLYLETNGSLPENLEGLVDYFDSVALDFKIPSATGQSALWAEHERSLVSAANKSVFVKIVITNDIQMHEIMTVCEIVARVRKTIPLVIQPVFGDRIDGLLDIQKTALQVLDDVRIIPQIHKYLGLK, from the coding sequence ATGAAGGGTTTTGTCAGAGAAATTTTCTCATCGCTGCAGGGCGAGGGTGTGCAGGTAGGGCAGAGGATGACATTCGTGAGGTTATACGGATGCAATCTTTCATGCGCTTACTGTGACACCCGCGAAGCAAGGGCTAAGAACGGAGAATTATTGTACAAGGGTACTGTTTTCGAAAATCCTGTGACCCCTGATTTTGTTGTCGATAAGATCGAAGACAGATTCGTGGCGATCACGGGTGGCGAACCGTTGCTGCAGAGGGAGTTCCTGCGCGAAATCTGTATTCATCTTAGCGAGTTAAAGAAGTCATTGTACCTGGAAACCAACGGATCGCTGCCTGAGAATCTTGAGGGATTAGTCGATTATTTTGACTCCGTTGCTCTCGATTTCAAGATACCCAGCGCCACTGGACAATCTGCATTATGGGCGGAGCATGAACGTTCCTTGGTATCTGCCGCGAACAAGAGTGTTTTTGTGAAAATCGTGATAACGAACGATATCCAGATGCATGAAATCATGACGGTTTGTGAGATCGTTGCTCGCGTGCGGAAGACTATACCACTCGTCATTCAACCTGTCTTTGGCGATCGCATAGATGGTCTGCTCGATATACAGAAAACAGCCTTACAGGTGCTCGATGACGTCAGGATAATCCCGCAGATCCACAAATATCTTGGACTAAAGTAA
- the rseP gene encoding RIP metalloprotease RseP, which produces MGEREGQKHSMLVTLLAFLFILAFSITIHEFGHFLMAKFFKIPVEKFSIGYGPPLIRKKIGETDFRIAYFPLGGYVKIAGEDEGEISQKTLKDTEHTEKTHTEVKDKVAGFYDAPIYQRVLIVLSGPLFNIFSSFFVFAAIIGIYGMLINPYMKVVVEPGTVAENAGLLTNDSIVAVSGMRVRDWDEASEILIELEGEDVSIGLMRDGTYLEKNIVIRLDSLGITPLVPPLLGSLKLDGPAQKAGMKEGVRIIQIDNQDISSWNQMIEIVRPSKNVPLYFVWEEDGVIKDAQITPVPFYDPISADTIGQIGAIMPLERKHVPLIDVVSLSVQRSIEVLWLTLKTLYQLIIGRISRRSIGGPIAIAQLSGESARWGFENLLGLLAIISINLGLINLFPIPALDGGHVMISIIEALRNRRFSHRTRLIIQQVGYAIILLLIIFVTFNDITR; this is translated from the coding sequence GTGGGCGAAAGAGAGGGTCAAAAGCATAGCATGCTAGTTACGCTGCTCGCCTTTCTCTTCATCCTGGCATTTTCAATAACAATACATGAATTCGGACACTTCTTGATGGCTAAATTCTTCAAGATACCCGTTGAGAAATTCTCTATCGGCTACGGTCCTCCACTTATCCGCAAGAAAATCGGCGAAACCGATTTTCGTATCGCCTATTTCCCTTTGGGTGGTTATGTGAAGATCGCCGGTGAAGATGAGGGTGAAATTTCCCAGAAGACACTGAAAGACACTGAACACACAGAAAAAACACACACTGAAGTTAAGGATAAGGTTGCGGGTTTTTATGATGCACCAATATATCAACGTGTGCTCATAGTGCTGAGCGGACCGCTCTTCAATATTTTTTCATCATTCTTCGTATTCGCGGCAATAATCGGTATATACGGCATGTTGATAAATCCCTATATGAAAGTCGTAGTTGAACCCGGCACTGTTGCCGAGAACGCTGGTCTGCTGACGAACGATTCCATAGTCGCTGTATCCGGTATGCGCGTTCGTGATTGGGATGAAGCATCAGAAATACTTATTGAGCTTGAAGGTGAAGATGTGTCAATCGGTCTGATGCGCGACGGAACGTATTTGGAGAAGAATATAGTAATAAGATTAGACTCATTGGGCATCACGCCGCTCGTTCCACCTCTGCTGGGGTCTCTCAAACTTGACGGTCCGGCCCAAAAGGCAGGCATGAAGGAAGGCGTTCGCATCATTCAGATCGATAACCAAGACATAAGCTCGTGGAATCAAATGATAGAAATAGTTCGGCCTTCGAAGAATGTTCCGCTGTACTTTGTCTGGGAAGAAGATGGTGTTATCAAAGATGCACAGATCACACCGGTACCATTTTACGATCCCATTAGCGCCGACACGATAGGACAGATAGGTGCGATAATGCCGTTAGAGCGCAAGCACGTACCCTTAATAGACGTTGTGTCGCTCTCAGTGCAGAGAAGCATTGAGGTTCTGTGGTTGACCCTCAAGACACTATATCAACTGATCATCGGACGCATTTCTCGGCGTTCCATAGGTGGACCTATCGCGATCGCGCAGTTGAGTGGTGAGTCGGCGCGCTGGGGTTTTGAGAATTTACTGGGACTATTAGCGATCATATCGATCAATCTGGGGTTGATAAACCTCTTTCCGATTCCTGCGCTCGATGGTGGGCATGTTATGATATCCATTATCGAGGCACTAAGAAACAGGAGATTCTCCCACCGGACGCGCCTGATTATCCAGCAGGTAGGTTACGCAATCATCCTGCTCCTTATCATTTTCGTCACATTCAACGACATAACCAGGTGA
- the dxr gene encoding 1-deoxy-D-xylulose-5-phosphate reductoisomerase, producing the protein MKKVIILGSTGSIGRNTVRVINNLGKYKVVGLAAYGNYRLLSEQASLLKPQIITLIKDKQQKHLRKKLGRVKLLVGENGIAEMIDTLDADKIICALASSIGIRGIMRAIEKKMELCLATKEILVNYGNLVMQKARKARVKIIPIDSEHSAIYQCLEGRKKADVMSIILTASGGPFLKRSLRNVTKKDVLNHPVWKMGRKITVDSATMMNKGLEVIEAYHLFNFPAHMIKVVIHPEALCHSLVQFKDGTLLAQLSTPDMRLPIQYALTAPDRLPSPTTYLDITQNRSLTFTSPDFKKFPCLRLAYQALEVGKTMPAVLNSANEEAVKLFLDDKIKFNQIPSIIAEVVEQHQPRQGNLEHYLQATAWAKERVKSIAC; encoded by the coding sequence GTGAAGAAAGTAATAATCCTTGGTTCAACAGGGTCGATCGGTCGGAACACAGTACGGGTAATAAATAACCTCGGGAAATACAAAGTTGTCGGACTTGCTGCATACGGCAATTACCGGTTACTATCTGAGCAGGCATCGCTACTAAAACCGCAAATCATCACACTCATAAAAGATAAGCAACAGAAACACCTCAGGAAGAAACTCGGCCGTGTCAAACTGCTTGTTGGCGAAAACGGTATTGCAGAAATGATCGACACCCTCGATGCAGACAAGATTATCTGTGCACTAGCAAGTTCTATCGGTATCAGAGGCATCATGCGTGCGATCGAAAAGAAAATGGAGTTGTGCCTGGCAACAAAGGAAATACTCGTGAATTATGGAAATCTTGTCATGCAGAAAGCAAGGAAAGCGCGTGTAAAGATCATCCCCATCGACAGCGAACACTCGGCAATCTACCAGTGCCTCGAAGGTAGGAAAAAAGCGGATGTCATGAGTATTATCCTCACCGCATCGGGTGGTCCGTTCCTCAAGAGATCGTTGCGTAATGTGACCAAAAAGGACGTGCTGAATCATCCGGTTTGGAAAATGGGCAGAAAAATCACGGTTGATTCCGCAACAATGATGAACAAGGGACTTGAGGTTATCGAAGCTTACCATCTATTCAATTTCCCTGCGCACATGATAAAGGTCGTGATACATCCCGAAGCACTATGCCATTCGCTCGTTCAATTCAAAGACGGGACGTTACTGGCCCAACTATCAACTCCAGACATGCGTTTGCCTATACAATACGCGCTCACTGCGCCGGACCGATTGCCGTCCCCGACAACTTATCTCGATATCACGCAAAATAGGTCACTCACCTTTACTTCGCCAGATTTCAAAAAATTCCCTTGTCTGCGGTTAGCATATCAGGCGCTCGAAGTAGGCAAGACCATGCCAGCTGTACTCAATTCAGCCAATGAAGAGGCAGTTAAACTGTTCCTTGATGATAAAATCAAATTCAACCAAATACCGTCGATTATTGCGGAAGTTGTTGAACAGCATCAACCCCGTCAAGGTAACCTCGAGCATTACTTGCAGGCTACAGCGTGGGCGAAAGAGAGGGTCAAAAGCATAGCATGCTAG